The following proteins come from a genomic window of Myroides odoratus DSM 2801:
- a CDS encoding 1-deoxy-D-xylulose-5-phosphate synthase gives MLLEQIKDPSDIRQLSLPQLEDLAAEIRRFIIDIVATKEGHLGASLGVVELTIALHYVFDTPNDLLVWDVGHQAYGHKLLTGRQADFHTNRQKDGVSGFPNRFESIYDAFGVGHSSTSISAVLGMAIASKLKGECDKQHIAVIGDASIAAGMAFEGLNHAGVSDANMLVILNDNAIGIDPSVGALKDYLTAVKEGRNHKRNNMIKSLHFDYRGPVDGHDLKQLIKELTKLKQHQGPKFLHVITTKGKGLKQAEEDQVKYHAPGKFDSATGELIRKEEKEYPAKYQDVFGHTLVELAEQNPLIVGITPAMPTGSSMKYMMEAYPERALDVGIAEQHAVTLAAGMATQGLIPYCAIYSTFLQRAYDQLIHDVALQKLPVVFCLDRAGLVGEDGATHQGVFDLAYLNCIPNMVIAAPLDEIELRNLLYTVQLGIDTPWAIRYPRGKGVKESNWREEFKKVNVSITKNLRKGNKFAMISTGVIGNNVIEAFKKCETEDWSHYHFMFVKPLNEEELHHICQTHERLVTIEDGAIKGGFGSVIAQFVAQHYPGIPVENLGVPDVFIEHATVREQQEICGIDIDSIVKLISESFE, from the coding sequence ATGTTATTAGAACAAATCAAAGATCCTTCAGACATTAGACAATTGAGTTTGCCTCAGTTGGAAGATTTAGCTGCTGAAATTCGACGATTTATCATTGATATTGTAGCCACGAAGGAAGGACATCTAGGAGCGAGTTTAGGGGTTGTTGAATTGACAATTGCCTTGCATTATGTTTTTGATACACCGAATGATTTATTGGTTTGGGATGTGGGACATCAAGCCTACGGACATAAGTTATTAACTGGACGTCAAGCTGATTTTCATACGAATCGACAAAAAGATGGAGTGAGTGGATTTCCCAATCGCTTTGAAAGCATATACGATGCTTTTGGCGTAGGGCATTCATCGACTTCTATTTCTGCTGTTTTAGGTATGGCCATTGCTTCAAAGTTAAAAGGAGAATGCGATAAACAGCATATTGCTGTTATTGGAGATGCTTCTATTGCTGCGGGGATGGCTTTTGAAGGTCTTAATCACGCTGGAGTGAGTGATGCCAATATGTTGGTCATCTTAAATGATAATGCAATTGGAATTGATCCAAGTGTAGGGGCATTGAAAGATTACTTAACGGCAGTGAAGGAAGGGCGCAATCACAAGCGAAATAACATGATTAAATCCTTGCATTTTGATTATCGCGGTCCTGTAGATGGACATGATTTGAAGCAGTTGATTAAGGAGTTAACAAAGTTAAAGCAACATCAGGGACCTAAGTTCTTACATGTCATTACAACTAAGGGAAAAGGATTAAAACAAGCAGAAGAAGATCAGGTAAAATATCATGCTCCAGGTAAATTTGATAGTGCAACGGGAGAGCTGATTCGCAAAGAAGAAAAGGAATACCCAGCAAAGTATCAGGATGTTTTCGGGCATACATTAGTAGAACTAGCAGAACAAAACCCTTTAATTGTAGGGATTACTCCCGCAATGCCTACGGGAAGTTCAATGAAGTATATGATGGAAGCGTATCCTGAACGAGCATTAGATGTTGGAATTGCAGAGCAACACGCGGTGACTTTAGCCGCAGGAATGGCGACGCAAGGATTAATCCCATATTGTGCCATTTACTCCACTTTTCTACAACGCGCTTATGATCAGTTGATTCACGATGTAGCACTGCAAAAACTTCCTGTAGTATTTTGCTTGGATCGCGCAGGATTAGTAGGAGAGGACGGTGCAACACATCAAGGCGTTTTTGATTTAGCGTACTTGAACTGTATTCCCAATATGGTGATTGCTGCACCTTTAGATGAAATAGAATTGCGCAATTTATTATATACGGTTCAATTGGGAATTGATACGCCTTGGGCAATTCGCTATCCTAGAGGAAAAGGAGTAAAAGAATCCAATTGGCGAGAAGAATTCAAAAAAGTTAACGTATCAATAACTAAAAATTTAAGAAAAGGCAATAAATTTGCGATGATTTCTACGGGAGTTATTGGCAATAATGTGATAGAAGCCTTTAAAAAATGCGAGACTGAAGATTGGTCGCATTATCATTTTATGTTTGTAAAACCATTAAATGAGGAAGAACTACACCACATTTGTCAAACGCATGAACGTCTTGTAACCATCGAAGATGGCGCAATAAAAGGAGGTTTTGGAAGTGTGATTGCTCAATTTGTAGCACAACATTATCCAGGGATTCCAGTTGAAAATTTAGGGGTTCCCGATGTATTCATCGAACATGCAACCGTAAGAGAACAGCAAGAAATTTGTGGAATAGACATAGATTCAATTGTTAAATTAATTAGTGAAAGTTTTGAATAA
- a CDS encoding phosphatase PAP2 family protein, whose amino-acid sequence MKKLAQLVSYLFHPILVPLQTVGLYFLIQYYYFTPLELSIILSQVAIVTFFIPISIYYLMRSLRILKSSVMVNETKERIFPFAINILLLYTLKSLVLYNNSAYELKIYFWGLIGSYSLLLLGAFLKQKFSVHTALLTAGLTFLILLLIHQKTPALILVIGCILITGITASARLFLRAHTSYEVILGGLIGIVPQILCWVLLTQ is encoded by the coding sequence ATGAAAAAATTAGCTCAACTTGTTTCCTATCTTTTTCATCCTATTTTGGTTCCTTTACAAACTGTTGGGTTGTACTTTCTTATTCAGTACTATTATTTTACACCTTTAGAACTGTCTATTATTCTCAGTCAAGTAGCCATTGTTACTTTTTTCATTCCCATTTCCATTTACTATTTGATGCGTTCCTTGCGCATTCTTAAATCTAGTGTAATGGTCAATGAAACCAAAGAACGCATCTTTCCTTTTGCTATTAATATTTTACTGCTTTATACGCTTAAATCACTGGTTTTGTACAACAACAGTGCGTATGAACTGAAGATTTATTTTTGGGGCCTAATTGGATCGTATTCTCTCTTGTTACTCGGCGCATTTTTGAAACAGAAATTCAGTGTTCACACTGCTTTATTAACGGCAGGGTTAACGTTTCTCATCCTGTTGCTTATCCACCAAAAAACACCTGCTTTAATTCTAGTTATTGGCTGTATATTAATTACGGGAATAACCGCTAGTGCTCGTTTATTTTTACGTGCACATACTTCCTATGAAGTTATTCTAGGTGGATTAATTGGAATTGTTCCTCAAATTTTGTGCTGGGTGCTTTTAACCCAATAA
- a CDS encoding porin family protein, translated as MKNVFLLGLCCFISSFSFAQELGGIDELTSKKDSVALDYKYREDQFYFGISHTLMQGKPVGFKGNSVSLGMDVGFLRDFPINKSRTIAIAPGFGFSYQNLRNNFGLAEDGTYTTLPSYKRNSLSLHMLDFPIELRWRTSTPESHKFWRTYVGFKASYVLGSRLKTSTDTYSTTVRGDDNINKWLLGMYVGAGFNTWNFYAYYGLNPIYKEAPIKDDSEKLRLFKVGVIFYIL; from the coding sequence ATGAAGAATGTCTTTTTACTCGGTTTATGTTGTTTTATATCTTCCTTTTCTTTTGCACAAGAACTAGGAGGAATTGATGAATTGACCAGTAAAAAGGATAGCGTAGCCCTAGACTATAAATATAGAGAAGATCAATTTTACTTTGGTATATCGCATACCTTGATGCAGGGTAAACCTGTTGGTTTTAAAGGAAATTCTGTCTCTTTGGGGATGGATGTTGGTTTTCTGAGGGATTTTCCAATCAATAAAAGTCGTACCATAGCTATTGCTCCAGGTTTTGGATTTTCATATCAAAATTTGCGCAACAACTTTGGACTAGCAGAAGATGGGACTTATACTACGTTGCCAAGTTATAAAAGAAATAGTCTTTCGTTGCATATGTTGGATTTTCCTATTGAATTGCGATGGAGAACTTCTACTCCAGAAAGCCATAAATTCTGGCGTACCTATGTAGGGTTCAAAGCGAGTTATGTTTTGGGAAGTCGTCTTAAAACTTCAACCGATACCTATTCCACAACAGTAAGAGGAGATGATAATATCAACAAATGGTTGTTGGGTATGTACGTAGGAGCTGGATTTAATACGTGGAATTTCTATGCCTATTACGGTTTGAATCCCATTTACAAAGAAGCACCAATCAAGGATGATTCAGAAAAATTGCGCTTGTTTAAAGTGGGCGTGATATTTTATATTTTATAA
- a CDS encoding DUF3078 domain-containing protein yields MKVLNKLGKIAFFSSVLSLSGVGALAQEGQTPAGNPQPNTQVAQDTVKVQENPFNPLMNFLPRQNYAEEDLLMSYMNIGSREDLGFFKPEVFVERSKPKYTQIKTKFNPQIQLSAIPVNNEIIGYWEKKNRVGLDFNQIAFVNWSAGGDNSISGLLKGDFSRKYIKGRLIWDNVLNVRYGVNKQSDRELRKTDDVLELNSTFGYKSSIASDWYYVSKLNFRTQFTDGFNYPNTDDPVSRWLAPAYLFVGIGGEYMDSKTGIKYYISPLTYKATFVNDQRLADQGAFGVDQAIKDADGNILKHGKRSKAEVGLLVSTEWKKEVFTNIFIDTKLTLYSDYIDRFGNIDVMWDLKLDMKVNDFVRANVGINLIYDDNVKTKVERNGVQVMEGPKIQFKQTLGVGLVYSF; encoded by the coding sequence GTGAAAGTTTTGAATAAGTTAGGCAAGATTGCTTTTTTTTCTTCTGTATTAAGTTTATCTGGTGTTGGTGCATTAGCCCAAGAGGGACAAACCCCTGCTGGAAATCCTCAACCCAATACACAAGTAGCTCAGGATACGGTAAAAGTTCAAGAGAATCCTTTTAATCCCTTGATGAACTTTTTACCTCGTCAAAATTATGCGGAAGAAGATTTGCTGATGAGCTATATGAATATCGGGAGTAGAGAAGATTTAGGCTTCTTTAAACCAGAGGTTTTTGTGGAACGCAGTAAGCCCAAATACACGCAAATCAAAACAAAGTTTAACCCTCAAATTCAGCTATCTGCTATTCCTGTGAATAATGAAATTATAGGGTACTGGGAGAAAAAGAACAGAGTAGGGTTAGATTTCAATCAAATTGCTTTTGTCAATTGGAGTGCTGGGGGAGATAATTCGATTTCAGGTCTATTAAAAGGAGATTTTAGCAGAAAGTATATCAAAGGGCGTTTGATTTGGGATAATGTTTTAAATGTGCGCTATGGTGTAAATAAACAATCTGACCGGGAGTTGCGTAAAACAGATGATGTTTTAGAGCTTAATTCAACTTTTGGATATAAATCTTCGATAGCATCCGATTGGTACTATGTTTCTAAATTAAATTTTAGAACTCAGTTTACAGATGGATTTAATTATCCTAATACGGATGATCCCGTTTCAAGATGGTTAGCTCCGGCTTATTTATTTGTCGGGATCGGGGGGGAATATATGGATTCTAAAACTGGAATTAAATACTATATCTCACCTTTGACCTATAAAGCAACGTTTGTTAATGATCAACGCTTGGCAGATCAAGGAGCTTTTGGTGTGGATCAAGCGATCAAAGATGCTGATGGAAATATTCTGAAGCACGGAAAACGCTCTAAAGCGGAGGTTGGTTTGTTGGTGAGTACAGAATGGAAGAAAGAAGTCTTTACGAATATATTTATTGATACAAAATTGACGTTATATAGTGATTACATTGATCGATTTGGTAATATTGATGTAATGTGGGACTTAAAACTCGATATGAAGGTGAATGATTTTGTACGTGCTAATGTTGGAATTAACTTGATTTACGATGACAACGTAAAAACAAAAGTTGAACGCAACGGTGTACAAGTAATGGAAGGGCCAAAAATTCAATTTAAACAAACACTAGGAGTAGGTCTAGTTTATTCCTTTTAA
- a CDS encoding nucleoside deaminase yields the protein MDIFTDEYFMRIALSEAQIAFEKGEIPVGAIVVSDQKIIAKCHNLTELLHDVTAHAELQAVSSAANYLDAKYLKSCTLFVTLEPCQMCAGALYWSQVSRVVWGASDEKRGFQTMGGQLHPKTKVTTGILADECAALMRSFFEKKR from the coding sequence ATGGATATTTTTACAGATGAATATTTTATGCGCATTGCTTTAAGTGAAGCTCAAATTGCCTTTGAAAAAGGAGAGATTCCCGTTGGAGCGATTGTTGTTTCTGATCAAAAGATTATTGCCAAATGTCATAATCTCACAGAATTACTTCACGATGTTACGGCTCATGCAGAATTGCAAGCAGTTTCTTCTGCCGCAAACTATTTAGATGCTAAATATCTGAAATCATGCACTTTATTTGTAACTTTAGAACCTTGCCAGATGTGTGCAGGCGCCTTATATTGGAGCCAAGTTTCACGCGTAGTCTGGGGAGCAAGTGATGAAAAAAGAGGATTTCAAACAATGGGCGGACAACTTCATCCTAAAACAAAAGTGACTACTGGAATTTTAGCCGATGAATGTGCAGCACTTATGCGCTCATTTTTTGAGAAAAAAAGATAA
- a CDS encoding alpha-2-macroglobulin family protein — MKNKIVLTVVCLLLAFLQACKKDATQDFPLSDPKDFSEYISAFTTGMISSKSPIDIALTKNWGEWQDQEEVDAKFFTISPAVKGKLHYLANQTLRFEPAERLKQDQKYYITFHLGKLTKVEEDQQTFSFLVHTVPQQFTTEFADLQSTDKDTYMLNGVIKSSDWISTETIKKIATAQQGKQALELSFQTNDAQEGKEFPFSIRGIKRQKESSELTLTIDAKAIQLEQKATQTFDIPAKDVFHVHQVLTTVGDNHAFAINFSNPIKKNQNLEGLVRLQGLESLPLTFLVEGNLIKVYSEKTLPEEVTLVVQEGISDSYGNKLSNNYTENITFAIPKPEVQLLQNGTILPSSENLKINFKATSLKAVDVKVYKVFQNNILQFLQSNNLDGSYSLYTVAAPIAKTTIELTNPDPKALLRWNAYALDLSTLIKPDPGAIYHVKFSFKKAYAINCETDGEEEIEVEEEELSPEDDEYEYYYRYYPWEEKEDPCSDAYYYYMQMPSTNVLASDLALIVKGGNDNVYTAVVTNILTTAPVNGATVEFYSYQQQLLATAKTDNEGIAKVNLGKNKAYFAIAKQDNNTTYIKIDQANALSVSNYDVDGTTLQKGMNGYMYTERGVWRPGDYIHIGFILDDIANPLPENHPIKLTLSDPFGKVTEQMVQKKNEANHYAFKIKTDAEAPTGNWEAVIQVGGAKFYKRIKVETIKPNRLKIKNNAEGKVITSDYYNKQIDYNVEWLQGSTAKNLKAEVQIKLLPEQTTFKTYPNYRFNNSLSSYATEDINVFSGRTSESGAFSFALNLKNTVENSAMLKAILTTKVYENGGDVSTDVSTLTYSPYASYVGIKAPEANKYGYYETDKPLDFSVVTVDSEGKALGQNVRVDVYRKKGYWWWSSNEYGVSNYNASEYYSLYSTDEISTSSKGGTKYELKIPEQDWGNYEVVLTNLNSGHVASQQVYVDWPYWSAKTKHKEGKDAIALSIATDKKEYTVGEKVNLSFPSSEGGRALVSVESGSSVLSTHWVQTKQGETTFELPTTAAMAPNAYINITLIQPHAYTINNAPIRLYGIAPISVYNKKTKLEPEIIMPDKLRPEEKFTLKVKEKNGSKMTYTVAIVEDGLLDLTRFKTPTPWQNFYSKAALGVRTWDVFDYIIGAYGGTINQVFSIGGDEDLGAGQVKKANRFKPVVIFSGPHTLEKGKTASHEIKLPKYIGSVRTMIVASNTENRAYGNTDKTVKVNNPLMILGSLPRRAVPGEKITLPVTVFAMENHVKNVQISVKTDDKFKISGSSSQQLTFSEPDEKIAYFELEVANKTGISKIEIEATSGKEKATYSIELDVLNPNPVTTRTEIVSIDPQSEANLDWNPFGIAGSNKATLELSAFPNINLTSRLNYLITFPHGCTEQITSGVFPQLYLGDLITLDDSKKQSIQRNVNEGIQRLAQRQFSDGGFAYWPGNSYADDWATSYVGHFYLEAEKKGYALPVNSKSNWISYQQKMARQWKSNTRYNTDFAQAYRLYTLALAGQPDIASMNRLRETQGISTNTKFRLAAAYALAGQKEAAQKLIANLSLDEIAGYSYYGSYERNLAMVLETMMYSNGNKIKTHEYAIELANKLGSSQWMSTQTTAYALNAIASYVNVHKPSDGINTLYTYNGQATTVNTTKAMVHAELKNIKSSNNLAVQNKSNAVLYARLTSSGILPVGQEQADQSNLAIKTTYRATNGLVINPASLQQGTEFICDITISNTSNRSIENVALTHIVPSGWEIVNLRYTDAGGTENQVDYTDIRDDRSLFYFTLNANSTKTLKVTLNASYLGNYYLPGVQANAMYDNAYRCRTIGQWVEVIK; from the coding sequence ATGAAGAACAAAATTGTATTAACCGTAGTGTGTCTACTTTTAGCCTTTTTACAGGCTTGTAAAAAAGACGCTACACAGGATTTTCCATTATCGGATCCCAAAGATTTTAGCGAATACATCAGCGCTTTTACCACAGGAATGATTTCCTCTAAATCGCCAATTGATATTGCCTTAACCAAAAACTGGGGCGAATGGCAAGATCAGGAGGAAGTTGATGCTAAATTTTTCACCATTTCACCTGCTGTGAAGGGAAAATTACACTATTTGGCTAATCAAACACTGCGTTTTGAACCTGCAGAACGCCTGAAACAAGACCAGAAATATTACATTACTTTTCATTTAGGAAAGTTAACCAAGGTAGAAGAAGATCAACAAACTTTTTCGTTTTTAGTGCATACGGTACCTCAACAGTTTACTACTGAATTTGCAGACTTACAATCTACAGACAAGGATACCTACATGCTCAATGGAGTGATTAAATCAAGTGATTGGATTAGCACAGAAACCATTAAAAAGATTGCAACAGCTCAACAAGGAAAACAAGCCTTAGAACTTTCTTTTCAAACCAATGATGCCCAAGAAGGAAAGGAATTTCCTTTTAGTATTCGCGGAATCAAACGTCAAAAAGAAAGCAGCGAATTGACCTTAACGATAGATGCGAAAGCGATTCAATTGGAACAAAAAGCAACGCAAACTTTTGATATTCCTGCAAAAGATGTCTTCCATGTACACCAAGTACTCACAACGGTTGGAGATAATCACGCTTTTGCTATTAACTTTTCCAATCCCATCAAAAAGAATCAAAACTTAGAGGGATTAGTTCGCTTACAAGGATTAGAAAGTTTACCTCTTACTTTTTTAGTGGAAGGTAACTTAATCAAAGTATACAGTGAAAAAACACTACCTGAAGAGGTAACCTTAGTGGTTCAAGAAGGAATCAGCGATAGTTATGGCAATAAATTAAGCAATAACTATACAGAAAACATCACGTTTGCTATTCCAAAACCAGAAGTGCAACTCTTGCAAAATGGAACAATCCTCCCTTCTTCAGAGAATTTGAAAATCAACTTTAAAGCGACCTCTTTAAAGGCAGTTGATGTGAAGGTTTACAAAGTATTCCAAAACAATATTTTACAATTCTTACAATCCAATAACCTTGATGGTTCGTATTCGTTATACACCGTTGCAGCACCTATTGCTAAAACAACGATTGAATTGACGAATCCTGATCCTAAAGCGCTATTGCGTTGGAATGCGTATGCTTTGGATTTATCGACCTTAATCAAACCTGATCCAGGCGCTATTTACCATGTGAAGTTTTCTTTCAAGAAAGCGTATGCGATCAACTGTGAAACAGATGGAGAGGAAGAAATTGAAGTGGAAGAAGAAGAATTATCTCCTGAGGACGATGAATATGAATATTACTATCGTTACTATCCTTGGGAAGAAAAAGAAGACCCTTGTTCTGATGCTTACTATTACTATATGCAAATGCCTTCAACGAATGTATTAGCTAGTGATTTAGCACTTATTGTAAAAGGAGGAAATGACAATGTATATACTGCTGTTGTAACCAATATTTTAACGACAGCCCCTGTGAATGGAGCTACAGTTGAATTCTATAGCTATCAACAACAATTACTAGCTACGGCTAAAACAGATAATGAAGGAATTGCCAAAGTAAATTTAGGCAAGAACAAAGCTTATTTTGCCATTGCAAAACAAGACAATAATACGACGTACATTAAAATTGATCAAGCGAATGCGCTTTCTGTTAGTAATTACGACGTAGATGGTACAACCCTACAAAAGGGAATGAATGGTTATATGTATACGGAACGCGGCGTTTGGCGTCCTGGAGATTACATCCACATTGGTTTCATCTTAGATGATATCGCCAATCCATTACCCGAAAATCACCCTATTAAATTGACGTTATCTGATCCGTTTGGAAAAGTAACAGAACAAATGGTTCAAAAGAAAAACGAAGCCAATCACTATGCCTTTAAAATCAAAACAGATGCCGAAGCACCAACAGGAAACTGGGAAGCGGTGATTCAAGTGGGTGGAGCTAAGTTTTACAAACGCATCAAAGTAGAAACCATCAAACCCAACCGTTTGAAGATCAAAAATAATGCGGAAGGGAAAGTGATTACTTCTGATTATTACAACAAGCAAATTGATTACAACGTAGAATGGCTACAGGGAAGTACGGCTAAAAATTTAAAAGCAGAGGTACAAATCAAATTACTTCCTGAACAAACAACGTTTAAAACGTATCCAAACTATCGTTTCAACAATAGTTTGTCTTCTTATGCAACCGAAGACATCAATGTATTTTCTGGACGAACAAGTGAAAGCGGTGCTTTTTCTTTCGCTTTAAATCTGAAGAATACAGTAGAAAACTCAGCGATGTTAAAAGCAATTTTAACGACCAAAGTATATGAAAACGGTGGAGATGTATCTACTGATGTATCTACATTGACCTACTCTCCTTATGCTAGCTATGTAGGGATTAAAGCACCTGAGGCTAATAAATACGGGTATTACGAAACAGATAAACCGTTGGATTTTTCCGTTGTAACGGTGGATAGTGAAGGAAAAGCACTAGGTCAAAATGTACGTGTAGATGTTTATAGAAAAAAAGGATACTGGTGGTGGAGTTCTAATGAGTATGGAGTATCCAATTACAATGCTTCAGAGTATTATAGTTTATACAGCACAGATGAAATCAGTACTTCCTCAAAAGGAGGAACGAAATACGAATTAAAAATTCCGGAACAAGATTGGGGGAATTACGAAGTTGTATTAACCAATTTAAACAGTGGGCATGTTGCTTCTCAGCAGGTGTATGTAGACTGGCCGTATTGGTCAGCCAAAACCAAACACAAAGAAGGTAAAGATGCTATTGCACTCTCTATTGCAACAGATAAAAAAGAATATACTGTAGGCGAAAAAGTTAACCTATCCTTCCCGTCAAGTGAAGGTGGGCGTGCGTTAGTTTCTGTTGAAAGTGGTAGTAGTGTTTTATCTACACATTGGGTACAAACCAAACAAGGAGAAACGACATTTGAGCTACCGACTACGGCTGCGATGGCACCAAATGCTTACATCAATATTACGTTGATTCAACCGCATGCTTACACCATCAATAATGCTCCTATTCGCTTGTATGGTATTGCACCCATTAGCGTATACAACAAAAAGACGAAGTTAGAACCTGAGATTATCATGCCTGACAAATTGCGTCCAGAAGAAAAATTCACCTTAAAAGTGAAAGAGAAAAATGGAAGCAAAATGACATATACAGTAGCTATCGTTGAAGATGGTTTATTGGATCTAACGCGTTTCAAAACACCAACTCCTTGGCAAAATTTCTATAGTAAAGCAGCCTTGGGTGTTCGCACATGGGATGTTTTTGACTATATCATAGGAGCCTATGGAGGAACCATCAACCAAGTATTTAGTATTGGTGGAGATGAAGATTTAGGCGCAGGTCAGGTGAAGAAAGCCAATCGCTTTAAACCGGTTGTTATTTTCTCTGGTCCACATACCTTAGAAAAAGGAAAGACTGCTTCTCATGAAATTAAACTACCTAAATATATTGGGTCAGTTCGAACCATGATTGTAGCTTCGAATACAGAAAACAGAGCTTACGGAAATACAGATAAAACGGTAAAAGTGAATAATCCGTTGATGATTCTAGGTTCCTTACCACGCAGAGCTGTTCCAGGAGAAAAAATCACTCTACCTGTTACTGTGTTCGCTATGGAGAACCACGTTAAAAACGTTCAGATTTCCGTAAAAACAGATGATAAATTCAAAATCAGTGGTTCTTCCTCTCAACAACTGACATTCAGTGAGCCTGATGAAAAAATTGCTTACTTTGAGTTAGAAGTAGCGAATAAAACAGGAATTTCTAAAATTGAAATTGAAGCCACTTCAGGAAAAGAAAAAGCAACCTATAGCATTGAATTGGATGTACTCAATCCAAATCCTGTAACGACACGTACAGAAATTGTAAGTATTGATCCTCAAAGTGAAGCAAACTTAGATTGGAATCCATTTGGTATTGCCGGAAGCAACAAAGCAACCTTGGAACTTTCCGCTTTCCCGAATATCAATTTGACTTCCCGTTTGAATTACTTGATTACATTCCCACATGGATGTACAGAGCAAATCACTTCTGGTGTATTTCCTCAGCTATATCTTGGCGATTTAATCACGTTGGACGACAGCAAAAAACAAAGCATCCAGCGCAATGTAAACGAAGGAATCCAACGTTTAGCACAGCGTCAATTCTCTGATGGTGGATTTGCGTACTGGCCAGGTAATAGCTATGCGGATGATTGGGCAACGTCTTATGTTGGACATTTCTATCTTGAAGCGGAGAAAAAAGGATACGCACTTCCGGTAAACAGTAAATCCAACTGGATTTCCTACCAACAAAAAATGGCTCGTCAATGGAAATCTAATACGCGCTATAATACCGATTTTGCACAAGCGTATCGTTTATACACGTTAGCTTTAGCAGGGCAACCGGATATTGCTTCGATGAACCGACTGAGAGAAACACAAGGAATCTCTACGAATACCAAATTCCGTTTGGCTGCCGCCTATGCGTTAGCGGGACAAAAAGAAGCGGCTCAAAAATTAATTGCGAACCTTTCTTTAGATGAAATTGCAGGTTATTCGTACTACGGTTCTTATGAAAGAAACTTAGCTATGGTTTTAGAGACCATGATGTACAGCAATGGCAATAAGATTAAAACGCATGAATACGCTATTGAACTAGCGAATAAATTGGGATCCTCACAATGGATGAGTACACAAACTACAGCGTATGCTTTAAATGCAATCGCTAGCTATGTGAATGTACACAAGCCAAGTGATGGAATTAATACGCTCTATACCTATAACGGACAAGCAACAACCGTTAATACAACAAAAGCAATGGTTCATGCTGAATTGAAAAACATCAAATCAAGTAATAACCTAGCCGTTCAGAATAAGAGTAATGCTGTACTGTATGCGCGTTTAACATCGAGTGGTATTTTACCTGTTGGACAAGAACAAGCGGACCAGAGTAACTTAGCCATTAAAACGACGTACCGCGCTACAAATGGCCTTGTAATTAACCCTGCGAGTTTGCAACAAGGAACAGAGTTTATCTGTGATATTACTATTTCCAATACAAGTAACCGCAGTATTGAAAACGTAGCCTTAACGCATATTGTTCCTTCCGGATGGGAAATTGTCAATTTGCGTTATACAGATGCAGGAGGAACAGAAAATCAAGTGGATTACACCGATATCCGCGACGATCGTTCGCTGTTCTATTTTACATTAAATGCAAATAGTACCAAAACATTGAAAGTGACATTAAATGCATCGTATTTAGGAAACTACTACCTTCCAGGGGTACAAGCCAATGCCATGTATGACAATGCCTACCGCTGTCGCACAATAGGACAATGGGTAGAAGTAATCAAATAA